A single region of the Maniola jurtina chromosome 21, ilManJurt1.1, whole genome shotgun sequence genome encodes:
- the LOC123876458 gene encoding charged multivesicular body protein 2a, whose amino-acid sequence MEWLFGHRMTPEEMLRKNQRALNKAMRDLDRERMKMEQQEKKVIADIKKLAKDGQMDAVKIMAKDLVRTRRYVRKFMLMKANIQAVSLKIQTLKSQSSMAQAMRGVTRAMASMNRQLNVPQIQKILQEFEKQSEIMDMKEEMMNDSIDEAMEGDDDEEESDAVVSQILDELGLQLNDTLSGLPQATGSLSVAGKTPAAAAAIAGGGGGAAGGSGGGGGGGGGAVSDADAILQARLDNLRRE is encoded by the exons ATGGAGTGGCTGTTTGGGCACCGGATGACGCCGGAGGAGATGTTGCGCAAGAACCAGCGCGCGCTCAACAAGGCCATGCGCGATCTGGACCGCGAGCGCATGAAGATGGAGCAGCAGGAGAAGAAAGTTATTGCTGACATCAAGAAGCTGGCCAAGGACGGCCAGATG GATGCAGTGAAGATAATGGCCAAGGACCTGGTGCGCACGCGGCGCTACGTGCGCAAGTTCATGCTGATGAAGGCCAACATCCAGGCGGTGTCGCTCAAGATCCAGACGCTCAAGTCGCAGAGCAGCATGGCGCAGGCCATGCGCGGCGTCACGCGCGCCATGGCCTCCATGAACCGCCAGCTCAACGTGCCGCAGATACAGAAGATCCTGCAG gAGTTTGAGAAGCAGTCGGAGATCATGGACATGAAGGAGGAGATGATGAACGACTCCATCGACGAGGCCATGGAGGGCGACGACGACGAGGAGGAGAG CGACGCGGTCGTGTCGCAGATCCTGGACGAGCTGGGGCTGCAGCTCAACGACACGCTGTCCGGCCTCCCGCAGGCCACCGGCTCGCTCTCCGTCGCCG GCAAGACACCGGCGGCGGCGGCCGCCATCGCggggggcggcggcggcgcggcgggcggcagcggcggcggcggcggcggcgggggcGGCGCGGTGAGCGACGCGGACGCGATCCTGCAGGCGCGCCTCGACAACCTGCGCCGCGAGTAG
- the LOC123876486 gene encoding zinc finger protein 330 homolog has protein sequence MPKKKTGQRKKAEKQKLRQKEIRNAREHVDIAQHPCNLPMECDKCLKKQKSRAFCYFCSAVQRLPACAQCGKIKCMLKSGDCVVRHPGVFTTGLGMVGAICDFCEAWVCHGRKCLQSHACTCPLADAVCLECERGVWEHGGRVFRCCFCQGFLCEDDQFEHQASCQVLESETYKCQSCNRLGQYSCLRCKTCFCEEHVRRKGARGSRGAPPCPRCGYATHQTADLSMSTRSHRYGRQGAAQPGDDDDDAGDYSHAGYNADGGMEGADYSYSESDDDDDDDSEEEEEDSEEEEEEEPDKTSTTNTKT, from the exons ATGCCCAAGAAAAAAACAGGTCAACGTAAGAAAGCCGAAAAACAAAAGCTGCGTCAAAAAGAAATCCGCAATGCGAGAGAACACGTCGATATAGCGCAGCATCCGTGCAACCTTCCCATGGAGTGCGACAAGTGCCTCAA GAAGCAGAAGAGCCGTGCATTCTGCTACTTCTGCTCGGCGGTGCAGCGCCTGCCCGCGTGTGCGCAGTGCGGCAAGATCAAGTGCATGCTCAAGTCGGGAGACTGTGTGGTGCGCCACCCCGGCGTCTTCACCACTGGACTTGGCATGGTG GGCGCGATCTGCGACTTCTGCGAGGCGTGGGTGTGCCACGGCCGCAAGTGCCTGCAGTCGCACGCCTGCACGTGCCCGCTGGCCGACGCCGTCTGTCTCGAGTGTGAACGAG GAGTATGGGAGCACGGCGGCCGCGTGTTCCGCTGCTGCTTCTGCCAGGGCTTCCTGTGCGAGGACGACCAGTTCGAGCACCAGGCCTCCTGCCAGGTGCTGGAGTCCGAGACCTACAAGT GTCAGTCGTGCAACCGGCTGGGCCAGTACTCGTGCCTGCGCTGCAAGACGTGCTTCTGCGAGGAGCACGTGCGCCGCAAGGGCGCGCGCGGCTCGCGCGGCGCGCCGCCCTGCCCGCGCTGCGGCTACGCCACGCACCAGACCGCAGACCTCAGCATGTCCA CTCGCTCGCACCGCTACGGGCGCCAGGGCGCGGCGCAGCCCggcgacgacgacgacgacgccGGAGACTACAGCCACGCAG GATACAACGCCGACGGCGGAATGGAAGGCGCAGACTACTCGTACTCGGAGtccgacgacgacgacgacgacgacagcgaggaggaggaggaggactccgaggaggaggaggaggaggagccAGACAAGACTTCCACTACCAACACTAAGACGTAA
- the LOC123876459 gene encoding lysoplasmalogenase isoform X1, with product MISPSDLWVQLKSLGRGARLVPFYKAVCVYFVAGGGAPSPSAAALKCAPVLCLLLCVLLATRAAPSHHAGYARRVCAGLALSALGDALLVWPQHFVAGMAAFAAAHVAYICAFGLRPRRALLGAALLGGALAYARLVPAPGALRPLVPAYALLLSAMAWRGAARPGAQRAGALLFLLSDAILGYSLFAEPLPHAQVLVMSTYYLGQLGIALSALEPRVRHQRAAH from the exons ATGATATCGCCTTCGGATCTG TGGGTGCAGCTGAAGTCGCtggggcgcggcgcgcggctgGTGCCGTTCTACAAGGCGGTGTGCGTGTACTTCgtggcgggcggcggcgcgcccTCGCCCTCCGCCGCCGCGCTCAAGTGCGCGCCCGTGCTCTGCCTGCTGCTGTGTGTGCTGCTGGCGACCCGCGCCGCGCCCAGCCACCA CGCTGGGTACGCGCGGCGCGTGTGCGCGGGGCTGGCGCTGTCGGCGCTGGGCGACGCGCTGCTGGTGTGGCCGCAGCACTTCGTGGCCGGCATGGCGGCGTTCGCGGCTGCGCACGTAGCCTACATCTGCGCCTTCGGGTTGCGGCCTCGCCGCGCGCTGCTCGGCGCCGCGCTGCTGGGCGGCGCGCTGGCGTACGCTCGGCTGGTGCCGGCGCCGGGCGCGCTGCGGCCGCTCGTGCCCGCCTACGCGCTGCTGCTGAGCGCCATGGCGTGGCGCGGCGCCGCCCGCCCGGGTGCTCAGCGCGCCGGCGCATTGCTGTTCCTGCTCTCTGATGCAATCCTGGGCTACAGCCTGTTCGCCGAGCCCTTGCCGCACGCGCAGGTGCTGGTGATGTCGACGTACTACCTGGGCCAGCTGGGCATCGCACTCAGCGCGTTGGAGCCGCGCGTGCGGCACCAACGCGCCGCGCACTAG
- the LOC123876459 gene encoding lysoplasmalogenase isoform X2, protein MISPSDLWVQLKSLGRGARLVPFYKAVCVYFVAGGGAPSPSAAALKCAPVLCLLLCVLLATRAAAGYARRVCAGLALSALGDALLVWPQHFVAGMAAFAAAHVAYICAFGLRPRRALLGAALLGGALAYARLVPAPGALRPLVPAYALLLSAMAWRGAARPGAQRAGALLFLLSDAILGYSLFAEPLPHAQVLVMSTYYLGQLGIALSALEPRVRHQRAAH, encoded by the exons ATGATATCGCCTTCGGATCTG TGGGTGCAGCTGAAGTCGCtggggcgcggcgcgcggctgGTGCCGTTCTACAAGGCGGTGTGCGTGTACTTCgtggcgggcggcggcgcgcccTCGCCCTCCGCCGCCGCGCTCAAGTGCGCGCCCGTGCTCTGCCTGCTGCTGTGTGTGCTGCTGGCGACCCGCGCCGC CGCTGGGTACGCGCGGCGCGTGTGCGCGGGGCTGGCGCTGTCGGCGCTGGGCGACGCGCTGCTGGTGTGGCCGCAGCACTTCGTGGCCGGCATGGCGGCGTTCGCGGCTGCGCACGTAGCCTACATCTGCGCCTTCGGGTTGCGGCCTCGCCGCGCGCTGCTCGGCGCCGCGCTGCTGGGCGGCGCGCTGGCGTACGCTCGGCTGGTGCCGGCGCCGGGCGCGCTGCGGCCGCTCGTGCCCGCCTACGCGCTGCTGCTGAGCGCCATGGCGTGGCGCGGCGCCGCCCGCCCGGGTGCTCAGCGCGCCGGCGCATTGCTGTTCCTGCTCTCTGATGCAATCCTGGGCTACAGCCTGTTCGCCGAGCCCTTGCCGCACGCGCAGGTGCTGGTGATGTCGACGTACTACCTGGGCCAGCTGGGCATCGCACTCAGCGCGTTGGAGCCGCGCGTGCGGCACCAACGCGCCGCGCACTAG